A single region of the Mycobacterium lentiflavum genome encodes:
- the rsmH gene encoding 16S rRNA (cytosine(1402)-N(4))-methyltransferase RsmH: protein MKHSATSSEAHARASWPLPEPTLAYFPNAWFVTSDRDLGAGARLSQAVPRSEEFLQTRGGVALADRDFGHVPVLLERCVELLTPALTRQHADGSGAVLVDATVGAGGHAQRFLSDLPGLKLIGLDRDPSALDIAGARLAPFADRITLVHTRYDGIDAALAQSGYAANESIDGVLFDLGVSSMQLDRAERGFAYAQDAPLDMRMDPSSPLTAAEIVNTYDEAELANILHRYGEERFARRIASHIVRRRARTPFTTTAELVELLYQAIPAAARRTGGHPAKRTFQALRIAVNDELDTLRRAIPAALDALAVAGRIVVLAYQSLEDRIVKREFADAVASRTPLDLPFELPGRGPRFQSLTRGAERAGADEIERNPRSTAVRLRALQRLESEGQPQQRVTKKGDS from the coding sequence ATGAAGCACTCGGCGACATCATCTGAGGCGCATGCCCGTGCATCGTGGCCTCTGCCCGAACCGACCCTGGCGTACTTCCCCAACGCCTGGTTCGTAACTTCGGACAGGGACCTCGGTGCAGGGGCGCGTCTTTCTCAGGCCGTCCCTCGATCTGAGGAATTTCTCCAGACCCGGGGAGGTGTTGCGTTGGCTGACAGAGACTTCGGGCACGTGCCCGTGCTGCTGGAGCGCTGTGTCGAACTGCTGACCCCGGCGTTGACCCGCCAGCACGCCGACGGATCCGGCGCGGTGCTCGTCGACGCCACCGTTGGTGCGGGCGGGCACGCGCAACGATTCCTGAGCGACCTGCCGGGCCTGAAGCTGATCGGCCTCGACCGCGATCCCAGCGCGCTGGACATCGCCGGCGCGCGGCTGGCGCCGTTCGCCGACCGAATCACCCTGGTGCACACCCGATATGACGGCATCGACGCGGCGCTGGCCCAATCCGGTTATGCCGCAAACGAATCGATCGACGGGGTGTTGTTCGATCTGGGCGTCTCCTCAATGCAGCTCGACCGCGCCGAGCGGGGTTTCGCCTACGCCCAGGACGCGCCGCTGGACATGCGAATGGATCCGTCGTCGCCGCTGACCGCGGCCGAGATCGTCAACACCTACGACGAGGCCGAGCTGGCGAACATCTTGCACCGCTACGGCGAGGAGCGGTTCGCGCGCCGGATCGCCAGCCACATCGTGCGTCGGCGGGCCCGCACCCCGTTCACCACGACCGCCGAGCTGGTCGAGTTGCTGTACCAGGCCATTCCGGCCGCGGCCCGGCGCACCGGCGGACATCCGGCCAAGCGCACCTTCCAGGCGCTGCGCATCGCGGTCAACGACGAGCTGGACACGCTGCGCCGGGCCATTCCGGCCGCGCTGGACGCCCTGGCCGTCGCCGGGCGCATCGTGGTGCTGGCCTACCAGTCGCTGGAAGACCGGATCGTCAAGCGCGAGTTCGCCGATGCGGTGGCCTCCCGCACGCCGTTGGATCTCCCGTTCGAGCTGCCCGGCCGCGGTCCGCGATTCCAATCGCTGACCCGCGGTGCCGAGCGCGCCGGCGCCGACGAAATCGAACGTAACCCTCGCAGCACCGCCGTGCGACTACGGGCCTTGCAACGGCTGGAATCCGAGGGACAACCACAGCAGCGGGTGACCAAGAAGGGCGACTCATGA
- the mraZ gene encoding division/cell wall cluster transcriptional repressor MraZ, whose product MFLGTYTPKLDDKGRLTLPAKFRDALAGGLMVTKSQDHSLAVYPRTEFEQLARRASKTSRSNPEARAFLRNLAAGTDEQHPDAQGRITLSSDHRRYANLSKDCVVIGAVDYLEIWDAQAWQDYQQTHEENFSAASDEALGDII is encoded by the coding sequence GTGTTTCTCGGCACCTACACGCCCAAGCTCGACGACAAAGGGCGACTGACGTTGCCCGCCAAGTTCCGCGACGCGCTGGCAGGGGGGTTGATGGTCACCAAGAGCCAGGATCACAGCCTCGCCGTCTACCCGCGGACGGAATTCGAGCAGCTGGCCCGCCGGGCGAGCAAGACGTCTCGAAGCAACCCGGAAGCCAGGGCGTTCCTGCGCAATCTGGCCGCCGGCACCGATGAACAACACCCCGACGCCCAGGGCCGCATCACCTTGTCGTCCGACCACCGCCGCTACGCGAACCTATCCAAGGACTGCGTGGTGATCGGTGCGGTCGACTACCTGGAAATCTGGGATGCCCAGGCCTGGCAGGACTACCAGCAAACGCACGAAGAGAACTTCTCCGCGGCCAGCGATGAAGCACTCGGCGACATCATCTGA
- a CDS encoding DUF3040 domain-containing protein has translation MPLSDHEQRMLDQIESALYAEDPKFASSVRGGGFRAPTARRRLQGAALFVIGLAMLVSGVAFKATMIGNFPILSVVGFVVMFGGVVFAITGPRMSGRPSPSGPAQGSRPRRNKGGGGSFTSRMEDRFRRRFDE, from the coding sequence ATGCCACTCTCCGATCATGAGCAGCGGATGCTCGATCAGATCGAGAGCGCTCTCTACGCCGAGGATCCCAAGTTCGCTTCGAGCGTACGGGGTGGGGGGTTCCGCGCACCGACCGCGCGGCGCCGTCTGCAGGGTGCGGCGCTCTTCGTTATCGGTCTGGCGATGCTGGTTTCCGGCGTGGCGTTCAAGGCCACGATGATTGGCAACTTCCCGATTCTCAGCGTCGTTGGCTTCGTTGTGATGTTCGGTGGTGTCGTGTTCGCCATCACCGGTCCGCGGATGTCCGGGCGCCCCAGCCCGTCCGGGCCGGCGCAGGGCTCGCGCCCACGCCGCAACAAAGGCGGCGGCGGCTCGTTCACGAGCCGCATGGAAGATCGCTTCCGCCGCCGCTTCGACGAGTAA
- a CDS encoding GNAT family N-acetyltransferase translates to MAIFLIDLPPNDMERRLSDALGVYVDAMRYPRGTENQRAAMWLEHIRRRGWQAAAAVEADADQGGAVPSASELSQAPLLGVAYGYPGAPGQWWQQQVVLGMQRGGLPPQQITQLMDSYFELTELHIHPRAQGRGIGEALARRLLAGRCERNVLLSTPETNGEANRAWRLYRRLGFNDIIRRYHFAGDPRAFAILGRPLPL, encoded by the coding sequence TTGGCGATATTCCTCATCGATCTGCCGCCGAACGATATGGAGCGCCGTCTCAGTGACGCCCTCGGGGTCTACGTCGACGCGATGCGCTACCCGCGGGGTACCGAGAACCAGCGTGCGGCCATGTGGCTCGAACACATCCGCCGGCGCGGGTGGCAGGCGGCGGCCGCGGTAGAGGCGGACGCGGACCAGGGCGGCGCCGTGCCGTCGGCGTCCGAACTCAGCCAAGCGCCGTTGCTCGGGGTGGCCTACGGCTACCCGGGGGCGCCGGGCCAGTGGTGGCAGCAGCAGGTTGTCTTGGGCATGCAACGCGGCGGCTTGCCCCCGCAGCAGATCACGCAGTTGATGGACAGCTATTTCGAGCTGACCGAGCTGCACATTCATCCGCGCGCCCAGGGCCGCGGCATCGGCGAGGCGCTGGCCCGCCGGCTGCTCGCCGGCCGCTGCGAGCGCAATGTCCTGCTCTCGACGCCGGAAACCAACGGCGAGGCCAATCGTGCCTGGCGGTTGTATCGGCGGTTGGGCTTCAACGACATCATCCGCCGCTACCACTTCGCCGGTGACCCACGGGCATTCGCGATCCTGGGGCGCCCGCTGCCGCTCTGA
- a CDS encoding LppM family (lipo)protein, translated as MLMLLVPLATGCLRARASLTISPDDLVSGEIIAAAKPKTPKDTGPQLDTNNLPFNQKVAVSNYDSDGYVGSQAVFSDLTFGELPQLANMNSDAAGVNVSLRRNGNVVILEGRADLTSLTDPDADVELTVAFPGVVTSTNGDRVDPDAVSWKLKPGVVSTMTAQARYTDPNTRSFTGAGVWLGIASFAAAGVVALLAWMSRDRSERFTTPGNQPPS; from the coding sequence ATGCTGATGCTGCTGGTCCCGCTGGCGACCGGATGCCTGCGGGCCAGAGCCTCGCTGACGATCTCGCCCGACGACCTGGTGTCCGGGGAGATCATCGCGGCAGCCAAACCGAAGACGCCGAAGGACACCGGCCCGCAGCTCGACACCAACAACCTGCCGTTCAACCAGAAGGTCGCGGTGTCGAACTACGACAGCGACGGCTACGTCGGGTCGCAGGCGGTGTTCTCGGACCTAACGTTCGGCGAGTTGCCGCAGCTGGCCAACATGAACTCCGACGCGGCCGGCGTGAATGTGTCACTGCGCCGCAACGGCAACGTGGTGATCCTGGAAGGCCGCGCGGATCTGACATCGCTGACCGATCCGGATGCCGATGTCGAGCTGACCGTCGCCTTTCCCGGGGTCGTGACGTCGACCAACGGCGACCGCGTCGATCCCGATGCGGTGTCGTGGAAGCTCAAGCCGGGCGTGGTCAGCACGATGACCGCCCAGGCGCGCTACACCGACCCCAACACCCGTTCCTTCACCGGCGCCGGGGTATGGCTGGGCATCGCCTCGTTCGCGGCCGCGGGCGTGGTCGCCCTCCTGGCCTGGATGAGCCGCGACCGCTCCGAGCGGTTCACCACGCCGGGCAATCAGCCGCCGAGCTAG
- a CDS encoding mycobacterial-type methylenetetrahydrofolate reductase, whose product MTLNTVALELVPPNVDEGRERALEEARKVLRYSAESGLTGRIRHVMIPGIIAEDDDRPIAMKPKFDVLDFWSVIKPELPGISGLCTQVTAFSDESTLRARLTSLTDSGMEGVVFVGVPRTMNDGEGSGVAPTDALSIYRDLVPNRGVILIPTRDGEHGRFNFKCDRGATYGMTQLLYSDAIVGFLAEFAKTTDHRPEILLSFGFVPKMENKTGLINWLIQDPGNAAVAAEQDFVKELAGREPPQKRQMMLDLYKRVVDGVAELGFPLSVHLEATYGLSSPAFATFAEMINYWAPAQRV is encoded by the coding sequence GTGACTCTCAACACCGTCGCGCTCGAGCTGGTGCCGCCGAACGTGGACGAGGGTCGGGAGCGGGCGCTAGAGGAGGCGCGCAAGGTGCTGCGGTACTCCGCGGAGTCCGGTCTGACCGGCCGCATTCGTCATGTGATGATTCCGGGCATCATCGCCGAGGACGACGACCGGCCCATCGCGATGAAGCCAAAGTTCGACGTCCTGGACTTCTGGTCGGTGATCAAGCCCGAACTGCCGGGGATCAGCGGCCTCTGCACGCAGGTCACCGCGTTCTCAGACGAATCGACGCTGCGTGCGCGGCTCACGTCGCTCACCGACTCCGGCATGGAAGGCGTCGTGTTCGTCGGCGTCCCGCGCACCATGAACGACGGCGAGGGCTCCGGCGTCGCGCCGACCGACGCCCTGTCGATCTATCGCGACCTGGTGCCCAATCGCGGCGTGATCCTGATCCCGACCCGCGACGGTGAACACGGCCGGTTCAACTTCAAATGCGATCGGGGCGCCACCTACGGCATGACCCAGTTGCTGTATTCGGATGCGATCGTGGGCTTTTTGGCCGAGTTCGCCAAGACCACCGATCATCGGCCCGAGATCCTGCTGTCGTTCGGCTTCGTGCCGAAGATGGAGAACAAGACCGGCCTGATCAACTGGCTTATTCAGGACCCGGGCAACGCCGCGGTGGCCGCCGAGCAGGACTTCGTCAAGGAGCTGGCCGGCCGCGAACCGCCCCAGAAGCGCCAGATGATGCTCGACCTGTACAAGCGCGTGGTGGACGGCGTCGCCGAGCTCGGCTTTCCGCTGAGTGTCCACCTGGAGGCGACGTACGGGCTGTCCAGCCCGGCGTTTGCGACCTTCGCCGAGATGATCAACTACTGGGCGCCTGCCCAGCGCGTCTAG
- the idsA2 gene encoding bifunctional (2E,6E)-farnesyl/geranyl diphosphate synthase, translating to MTGAIGEQLRRYLHERRAETAYIGADYTALISALEDFVLNGGKRLRPAFAYWGWRAVADTEPDTQVLLLFSALELLQACALVHDDVIDDSSTRRGRPTVHVHFAAAHRARQWRGSAERFGISAAILLGDVALAWADDIVFGADLPADTQRRVRRIWADIRTEVLGGQYLDIVAEASASESIASPMNVATFKTACYTVTRPLQLGAAVAADRPDVQAVFQRFGTDLGVAFQLRDDVLGVFGDPRVTGKPSGDDLRSGKRTVLLAEAMELADNSNPLAANLLRSSIGAPLTDPQVAELRDVIESVGALAAAEQRIATLTQRALADLAAAPISDAAKAGLSELARMATDRSA from the coding sequence TTGACCGGCGCGATCGGCGAGCAACTTCGCCGGTACCTGCACGAGCGGCGTGCGGAGACTGCCTACATCGGCGCCGACTACACCGCATTGATCTCCGCTCTCGAAGACTTCGTGCTCAACGGGGGCAAACGGCTGCGTCCCGCCTTCGCGTATTGGGGATGGCGTGCGGTGGCCGACACCGAACCCGATACGCAAGTGCTGCTGCTGTTTTCCGCGCTGGAGCTGCTGCAGGCCTGCGCATTGGTGCACGACGACGTCATCGACGACTCCTCCACCCGCCGTGGCCGTCCGACGGTGCACGTCCATTTCGCTGCGGCACACCGCGCCCGGCAGTGGCGGGGCTCGGCAGAACGGTTCGGAATTTCGGCGGCCATCCTGCTCGGCGACGTCGCCCTGGCCTGGGCCGACGACATCGTGTTCGGGGCCGACCTGCCTGCGGATACGCAGCGCCGGGTCCGGCGGATCTGGGCCGATATCCGCACCGAGGTGCTCGGTGGCCAGTACCTAGACATCGTCGCGGAGGCCAGCGCCTCGGAGTCGATCGCGTCGCCGATGAACGTCGCCACGTTCAAGACCGCCTGTTACACGGTGACGCGACCGCTGCAACTCGGCGCCGCGGTCGCCGCCGATCGCCCGGACGTGCAGGCCGTCTTCCAGCGGTTCGGGACCGACCTCGGCGTGGCGTTCCAGCTGCGCGACGACGTGCTGGGAGTATTCGGCGATCCGAGGGTGACAGGCAAGCCGTCGGGTGACGACCTGCGCTCCGGCAAGCGCACGGTGCTGCTGGCCGAGGCAATGGAGTTAGCCGACAATTCAAACCCCTTGGCCGCCAACCTGTTACGGAGTTCGATCGGCGCGCCGTTGACCGACCCGCAAGTGGCCGAGCTGCGCGACGTGATCGAGTCGGTGGGCGCGCTTGCCGCGGCCGAGCAGCGGATCGCCACGCTGACCCAGCGGGCGCTGGCCGATCTCGCCGCCGCTCCCATCAGCGATGCCGCCAAGGCGGGACTCTCCGAACTGGCCAGAATGGCCACCGACCGGTCCGCCTAA
- a CDS encoding alpha-(1->6)-mannopyranosyltransferase A has protein sequence MTTPDTGTPTVKRSVAQRLSELKEFASAPQARPAKLGFLGSLLITAGGLGAGSTKPHDPVLESIHMSWLRFGHGLVLSSILLWTGVALMLIAWLALGRRVMAGETTEFMMRATTGFWLAPLLLSVPVFSRDTYSYLAQGALLRDGFDPYAVGPVANPNVLLDNVSPIWTITTAPYGPVFILIAKLVTVVAGNHVILGTMLLRLCMLPGLALLIWAAPRLAHHIGTSGATALWICVLNPLVLIHLMGGVHNEMLMVGLMTAGIALTFARRHALGITLVTIAVAVKATAALALPFLVWVWMRHLRDQRGYQPVRAFAVATAMGLLIFVAVFGILSAVAGVGLGWLTALAGSVKIINWLTVPTAAANVIHWAVNGFVPVDFYATLRVTRFIGILIIAVSLPLLWWRYRRDDRGALTGMAWSMLIVVLFVPAALPWYYSWPLAVASPLAQSRRWIAVIGGLSTWAMVIFKPDGSHGMYSWTHFAMATAAALIAWRALYRAPEAPAEQAEEPLAA, from the coding sequence ATGACCACACCGGACACCGGCACGCCAACGGTGAAACGATCTGTTGCGCAGCGCCTTTCGGAGCTAAAGGAATTCGCTTCGGCGCCGCAGGCCCGCCCCGCGAAGCTGGGCTTCCTGGGTTCACTGCTGATCACCGCCGGCGGACTGGGGGCGGGAAGCACCAAGCCGCACGATCCCGTGCTGGAGTCAATCCACATGTCCTGGCTGCGATTTGGCCACGGTCTGGTGCTGTCGTCGATCTTGCTGTGGACTGGCGTGGCGCTGATGCTGATCGCGTGGCTGGCGCTGGGCCGCCGCGTGATGGCCGGTGAAACCACCGAATTCATGATGCGCGCCACCACCGGCTTCTGGCTGGCACCGCTGCTGCTCTCGGTGCCGGTGTTCAGCCGCGACACCTATTCCTATCTGGCCCAGGGTGCGCTGCTGCGCGACGGTTTCGATCCCTACGCGGTTGGTCCGGTGGCGAATCCGAATGTGTTGCTGGACAACGTAAGCCCGATTTGGACGATCACCACCGCGCCGTATGGTCCGGTGTTCATTCTCATTGCCAAGCTCGTCACGGTGGTGGCCGGAAATCATGTGATCCTCGGCACCATGCTGCTGCGGTTGTGCATGCTGCCCGGCTTGGCGCTGTTGATCTGGGCCGCTCCCCGGCTGGCCCACCACATCGGCACCAGCGGCGCGACCGCATTGTGGATCTGTGTGCTGAACCCGCTGGTGCTGATCCATCTGATGGGCGGGGTGCACAACGAGATGCTGATGGTAGGTCTGATGACCGCCGGTATCGCGCTCACCTTCGCACGCCGTCACGCCCTGGGCATTACCCTGGTCACGATCGCGGTGGCGGTCAAAGCCACTGCCGCACTGGCGTTGCCGTTTTTGGTCTGGGTGTGGATGCGGCACCTGCGCGACCAACGCGGCTATCAGCCGGTGCGGGCGTTCGCGGTGGCCACCGCGATGGGCCTGCTGATCTTCGTCGCGGTGTTCGGCATCCTGTCCGCGGTGGCCGGCGTCGGCCTGGGCTGGCTGACCGCGCTGGCCGGCTCGGTGAAGATCATCAACTGGCTGACCGTGCCGACCGCGGCTGCGAATGTGATCCATTGGGCCGTCAACGGTTTCGTTCCGGTCGACTTCTATGCCACGCTGCGCGTCACCCGCTTCATCGGCATCCTCATCATCGCGGTGTCCCTGCCCCTGCTGTGGTGGCGGTACCGCCGCGACGACCGGGGCGCGCTGACCGGGATGGCGTGGTCAATGTTGATCGTGGTGCTGTTCGTACCGGCCGCCCTGCCGTGGTACTACTCCTGGCCGCTGGCGGTGGCTTCCCCGCTGGCGCAGTCGCGACGGTGGATCGCGGTCATCGGTGGGCTCTCGACCTGGGCCATGGTGATCTTCAAGCCCGACGGATCGCACGGGATGTATTCCTGGACGCACTTCGCGATGGCCACGGCGGCGGCGCTGATTGCCTGGCGGGCGCTGTACCGAGCCCCGGAAGCACCCGCTGAGCAGGCCGAAGAACCTCTGGCCGCTTAG
- a CDS encoding Rv2175c family DNA-binding protein, with amino-acid sequence MGSIPAGDDVLDPDEPTYDLPRVAELLGVPVSKVQQQLREGHLLAVRRAGGVVIPQVFFTNSGEVVKSLPGLLTILHDGGYHETEIVRWLFTPDASLTVTRDGSRDALSNARPVDALHAHQAREVVRRAQAMAY; translated from the coding sequence GTGGGCAGTATTCCGGCCGGCGACGACGTTCTGGATCCCGACGAGCCAACCTACGACCTGCCCCGGGTCGCCGAATTGCTCGGCGTGCCGGTGAGCAAGGTGCAGCAGCAGCTGCGAGAAGGTCACCTACTTGCGGTGCGCCGCGCCGGCGGGGTGGTGATACCGCAGGTCTTCTTTACGAATTCCGGCGAGGTGGTCAAGAGCCTGCCGGGGTTGCTGACGATCCTGCACGACGGCGGCTATCACGAGACCGAGATCGTGCGCTGGCTGTTCACCCCCGATGCGTCGCTGACGGTGACGCGCGACGGCAGCAGGGATGCGCTCAGCAACGCTCGTCCCGTCGACGCGTTGCACGCCCATCAGGCCCGTGAGGTGGTGCGCCGGGCCCAGGCGATGGCGTACTAA